The genome window TATCTGGTGCCGACGGCGATGGAGATGCCGGAGGCGACCGAGGTGCGGATCCTGGAGGAGACGCCCACCCCGCTGAACCCGCTCGGCGTCAAAGGGGTGGGCGAAGGCGGGAGCTCGGGCTGCGGGGGGGCCATCGCCAACGCCGTCGCGGACGCGCTGGCGCCGCTCGGCGTCTCCATCACCGCGCTGCCGCTGTCTCCCGACCGGCTGCTGGCGCTGATCCGCGGCGCCCGGCGCTAGGAGAAGTCGATGGACGAAACCTCCCCCCTGCATGGCCCCGAGGAGGCGGCTCAGCCCGACATCGCCGGGGCCGCGCGCTCCGACGACGCGCGGATCAGACATCTGGAGCGCGTGCCGCTGTTCAGCGGCTTGACGGACGATCAGCTTCGTCGCGTGGCGGCGATCTCCAGGCTCGTCGAGGTCCCCGCCGAATCCGTCCTCACGCGGATGGGCGAGCCGGGAGATTCATTCTTCATCCTGATCGATGGTCGGGCCGCGGTGCAGACGCAGATCGGCGTCAGCGATCCGCTCCAGCCCGGCGACTTCTTCGGCGAGATGAGCCTGCTCGACGGCGAGCCGCGGTCAGCCACCATCACGGCGACGACCGACGTACGGCTGCTGGTCGTCGAGCGCGCTCACTTCTGGCGTCTGCTGGACGAGACCCCGGAGGTGACCCGGCGGATCCTGATGGTGCTGTCGCGTCGCGTGCGGCGGCTGGAGCAAGCCGCCAACGCGCTCCTGGGCGGGGTGAGCTGGGTCTGAGGGCTCAGCGGCCGCGTTGTTCGATCGGCGGGGGCTCGTAGGCGCGGACCGGCGGCAGCGGCCCGGTCCACCGCTCGACCTCGACCAGCGCGTGCTGTCCCGAGCAGCCCTGGGCCAGCTTCGAGGTGCCCCGGTCGAACGTGAGCACGTTGGGATTGCCGTGGACGCACATGGCATCGGGGTCGGCGGGATCGAGGGGATCGTACCAGGCCCCGGTGGCCAGCTGGACCACCGAGGGGCGCACCGCGTCGGTCACGACGGCGCCGGCCAGGCAGCTGCCGCGGTCGTTGAACACCCGCACCACGTCCCCGCTCCGGATCCCGCGAGCGCCGGCATCGCTCGGGTGCAGGCGAATCGGCTCCCGTCCCTGGACCTTGGCGGCCTGGCTGAAGGCGCCGACGTCGAGCTGGCTGTGAAGCCGTGTCGTCGGGTTGTTGGCGATGAGGTGGAGCGGGTAGCGTTGGGCCAACGGCGAGCCGAGCCACTCGGCGGGCTCGAGCCAGGCCGGGTGCCCCGGGCAGTCGTCGTAGCCGAACTTGTCGATGGTCGACGAGAAGATCTCGATGCGGCCGCTCGGGGTGCTGAGCGGGGTGCCCTCGGGATCGTCCCGGAACCTCTCCAGCACGATGACATCCTGGTCGGCGTGGGGCACTTCCAGGACGCCGGCGGCCCAGAACGCGTCGAATGACGGCAGCGCCGGGCCACCGGCGCTCGCCACCCTCGCCCGCCAGTCGTCGTAGAGGTGCCGCAACCAGGCCATCTCGTCCCGCCCCTCGGTGAACGAGGCGCTCACCCCGAGCGCGGCGGCCAGGTCGGCGAAGATCGTGAAGTCGTTCCGCGCCTCGCCGTAGGGCTCGATCGCCTGGCGCATGGCGACCAGGCAGGGGTCGTTCGGGGACGCGCCGATGTCGTTGCGCTCCAGCGTCATCGTGGCGGGCAGCACGACGTCGGCGTGCCGGGCCATCGGCGTCCAGAACGCCTCGTGAACGACGATCGTATCGGGCCGGCCGAGGGCGCGCCGCCAGCGGCCCAGGTGCTGGTGGTGGTGGAAGGGATTGCCGCCGCACCAGTAGACGAGACGGGTGTCCGGGTACACCGGCCGCTCGCCGTCGAAGTCGAACGGCGCCCCCGGGTTGAGCAGCATGTCGGCCACCCGGGCGACCGGGATGGCGGCGCGCACCGCGTTGCGCAGCTGAGGCAGGGCCGGCGGGCGGACGCGCTGGGGCGGGCGGCCCACGTAGCCCAGCGAGCCGTAGCCGTGGCCGAAGCCGCCGCCGGGCAAGCCGATCTGCCCGAGCATCGCCGCCAGCACGACCGCCATCCACGGCGCCTGCTCGCCGTGCTCCGCGCGCTGGAGGGACCAGTTCACGTTGATGAGCGTGCGCCGGCTCGCCATGCGCCGGGCCAGCGCCCGGATCGTCGCCGCCGGGATCCCGGCGAGGCGTTCCGCCCACTCGGGCGTCTTCGCCCGGCCGTCCTCCACGCCGTGCAGGTACGCCTCGAAGTGGTCGAAGCCGACGCAGCAGCGCTCCAGGAAGGCGCGATCGTGGAGGCCCTCGGCGACCAGGGTGTGGGCCAGGGCCAGCATCACCGCCACGTCGGTGCCGGGCACGACGGGGAGCCACTCGGCCTCCACGAACTCGGGGATGTCGTCGCGCAGCGGGCTCAGCAGCACGAACTCCGCCCCGCGGGCTCTCGCCGCCCGCAGGTGATCGCGCACCGGATGCCGGCTCGCGCCCCCCGGCGTGACCATCGTGTTCTTGAGGGGCAGGCCGCCGAAGCACACGAACAGCTCGGTGTGCCGCTCGAGGACCGACCACGCCGTGGCCCGGTCGAGCACGCCCCGCATCGTGCCCAGCACGTGCGGCATGATCACCGTCAGGGCCCCGTTGCTGTAGGTGTGCTCGGAGCGGACATAACCGCCCAGGCAGTTCAGGAAGCGGTGGAGCTGGCTCTGGGCGTGGTGGAAGCGACCTGCGCTGCTCCAGCCGTAGGAGCCGCCGTAGACGGCCCGTCCGCCGTGATCGGTGTAGACGCGACGGAGCTCACGGGCCAGCAGGTCGATCGCCGTGTCCCAGTCGACCGGCACGAAGGGCTCGGCGCCCCGGCGGGGGCTGGGGCCGGGACCCCGGTCGAGCCAGCCGGCGCGGACCATCGGCTGGCCGATGCGGGCCGGATGCCGCACGCTGCCGGCGATGTTGTCGAGCAGCGGCGAGGGATCGGGGTCGTGGGGGTAGGGACGGATGGCCACCAACCGTCCGCCGTCGACGCCCGCCTCGAAGACGCCCCAGTGGGAGGTGTGCGACCGCCACTCAGGAGCCATGGATCGGCCGCTGGGAGAGGTACCAGTCGAGGATCCGGACGCCGTCCCAGGCCACCACGCCCTTGCGGGCCAGCAGGGTCTCGAAGGCCCGTGCCACGTGCCGGATGCGATGGGGCATGCCCGACAGGTAACAGTGGCAGGCGATGGCCATGACCTTCGGCCGCTCGGCGCTCTCCTCGTACAGGCACTCGAACTGGTCGAGCGCCCGCCGGTAGAGCATGTCCGAGGGCTGCTGTTGCAGCGCCATCATCACGATGTCGTGGATCTCGAAGTTGTAGGGCAGCGCCACCACGGGCCGCGAGGTCGTGCGCAGCGTGACGGGCTCGTCGTCGAGCACCCAGTCGCCGATGTACGCGATCCCGGCCTCGGCCAGATGGTCGAGCGTGCGCTCGGTCTGGGTGAGTCCCGGTCCGAACCAGCCGCGGGGCCGGGTCCCCGAGAACTTCTCGATGACCTCCAGCGAGCGCTGGATGACGGCGCGCTCGTCGTCCAGCTTGTGCATGGGGATCTGCTGGTAGCTGTGCGCGTTCAGCTCCCAGCGGCTCTCCAGGCAAGCTTCCACGACCTGGGGATACGTCTCGCACACCCGGGCATTGAGCGTCACCGTGGGCGAGATACCGAGCGCCTGGTACAGGCGGCGCAGGCGCCAGAAGCCCACGCGCATGCCGTACTCGTGCCACGTCCAGTTGGGCACGTCAGGGACCACCAGCTGCCCCTGTGGCGGCGGGATGACGGTGCGCGCCATCGGCCGCGCGATGTCCCACTCCTCCAGGGCCAGCACGGGCCAGAGGACGAGGCGGATCCCGTCGGGCAGCCTGAGTGGCGGTCGTCCCTCGATGGGCGAGTAGTCCAGGCGCTCTCTGGGCAGCATCACGGACCTCCCTGTCCCGTGCCCGCCGGCACAGCCACGCCGCACCAGCGTATCAGGAACAGCGCGAGCATGCGCGCGTACGCCAGCACGTCGTCCAGATTCACCCGCTCGTCCACCCGGTGGGCCCAGTACACGTCGCCGGGCCCCCAGACCACCGTCGGCGTGCCCCCGCCGGCGAGCCAGCCGGAGTCGCAGATGGCGCCCCGGCCGCCTCCGCCGATCTCCAGCGGGGCGCCCAACACCTGTCGCCCGGTCTCGACCAGCGCCTGAACCCCCGGGTGGGTCGGGTCCACGTCCGAGGGCAAGAAGGCGACGGGGTGCTCGGGGGGATCCCAGACCAGCTCCGGCGGGTGCTTGCGGAGCCACGCGTCCAGCTCGGCGGCGCGCCGGATCTGCTCTTCCACCTGGCGGCGCACGTCGTCGCAGCGCTCGCCGGGCAAGTACAGCACGATGACGTCCATCGTGCACTCGTCGGGGAGGAAGAATGGATTGCCGCCTCCGCCGATCGCGAAGGGGTTGATCAGCGTCTGGGCGGGCGGGATCGCCGGATGGCGCTTGAAGACGGCCCAGTCCCGCTCCAGCTCCTGGAGCGCGGGAACGATGCGGGTCGCCATCTTCTCCACGCAGTTGGCCCCCTCGAGCCCGCCGCCCGCGTGCACCGCCAGCCGCCGCGCGTGCAGGTGCAGCGTCTGGGCGCTCCGGATCGTGATTTTCAAATTCATGCTGCCGACGGCGGCCAGGAGCTGACGGGCCCGCGTGGCCTCGCCCACGATGCCGAAGTCGGCCCGGTAGCCGCGCCTGGTGCAGGCCTCGGTACCCGGCTCGCCGGCCTCTTCTCCCATGACGCTCTGCACCACCACGTCTCCGCGCAACCGCACCCGAGCCGCCTGCAGACGCCCCAGCACGTAGAGATAGGCCGCGAGCGCGGACTTCATGTCCGCCGTGCCCCGGCCGTACATGAGGCGGTCCTCGACCACCGGGTCGAAGGGCTCGCGGCGCCAGGCCCCGCGCTGGCGCACCTCGGCGACGTCGATGTGGCCGTTGAGGATCACCGAGCGCCCCGCACCGCCTCCCCGCCACACGCCCACGGCGTTGGGGCGCCCGGCGAGCGGCTCGAACACGTCCACCTCCATCCCGAGCGCTCGCATGCGCTCCGCCATCCACTGCTGGGCGGAGGCCTCGTTGTGGCCGGGCGGGTTGTCCGTCTCGAAGCGCACCAGGGCGGCGAGGAGCGCGATCAGCTCCGGCTCTGCTTCTTCGACGGACTTCAGGACGATCGACTCGACCGTCACGGCGGCGGCCCGGAGGGCTCCGCCGGAGCCTTCAGCAACGCGAACACGCCGACCACGGTCAGCACCGCCCCGAGCGCGGCGACCCCGAGGACCACCGGGAGCGCGGCTCCCTGGAGGAGGGCGGCGAGCGCGGTCGCCGGCACCGCGAGGACAGCCGCCACCG of Candidatus Methylomirabilota bacterium contains these proteins:
- a CDS encoding molybdopterin guanine dinucleotide-containing S/N-oxide reductase, with amino-acid sequence MAPEWRSHTSHWGVFEAGVDGGRLVAIRPYPHDPDPSPLLDNIAGSVRHPARIGQPMVRAGWLDRGPGPSPRRGAEPFVPVDWDTAIDLLARELRRVYTDHGGRAVYGGSYGWSSAGRFHHAQSQLHRFLNCLGGYVRSEHTYSNGALTVIMPHVLGTMRGVLDRATAWSVLERHTELFVCFGGLPLKNTMVTPGGASRHPVRDHLRAARARGAEFVLLSPLRDDIPEFVEAEWLPVVPGTDVAVMLALAHTLVAEGLHDRAFLERCCVGFDHFEAYLHGVEDGRAKTPEWAERLAGIPAATIRALARRMASRRTLINVNWSLQRAEHGEQAPWMAVVLAAMLGQIGLPGGGFGHGYGSLGYVGRPPQRVRPPALPQLRNAVRAAIPVARVADMLLNPGAPFDFDGERPVYPDTRLVYWCGGNPFHHHQHLGRWRRALGRPDTIVVHEAFWTPMARHADVVLPATMTLERNDIGASPNDPCLVAMRQAIEPYGEARNDFTIFADLAAALGVSASFTEGRDEMAWLRHLYDDWRARVASAGGPALPSFDAFWAAGVLEVPHADQDVIVLERFRDDPEGTPLSTPSGRIEIFSSTIDKFGYDDCPGHPAWLEPAEWLGSPLAQRYPLHLIANNPTTRLHSQLDVGAFSQAAKVQGREPIRLHPSDAGARGIRSGDVVRVFNDRGSCLAGAVVTDAVRPSVVQLATGAWYDPLDPADPDAMCVHGNPNVLTFDRGTSKLAQGCSGQHALVEVERWTGPLPPVRAYEPPPIEQRGR
- a CDS encoding cyclic nucleotide-binding domain-containing protein; this translates as MDETSPLHGPEEAAQPDIAGAARSDDARIRHLERVPLFSGLTDDQLRRVAAISRLVEVPAESVLTRMGEPGDSFFILIDGRAAVQTQIGVSDPLQPGDFFGEMSLLDGEPRSATITATTDVRLLVVERAHFWRLLDETPEVTRRILMVLSRRVRRLEQAANALLGGVSWV
- a CDS encoding polysaccharide deacetylase family protein, yielding MLPRERLDYSPIEGRPPLRLPDGIRLVLWPVLALEEWDIARPMARTVIPPPQGQLVVPDVPNWTWHEYGMRVGFWRLRRLYQALGISPTVTLNARVCETYPQVVEACLESRWELNAHSYQQIPMHKLDDERAVIQRSLEVIEKFSGTRPRGWFGPGLTQTERTLDHLAEAGIAYIGDWVLDDEPVTLRTTSRPVVALPYNFEIHDIVMMALQQQPSDMLYRRALDQFECLYEESAERPKVMAIACHCYLSGMPHRIRHVARAFETLLARKGVVAWDGVRILDWYLSQRPIHGS
- a CDS encoding ArgE/DapE family deacylase, whose amino-acid sequence is MTVESIVLKSVEEAEPELIALLAALVRFETDNPPGHNEASAQQWMAERMRALGMEVDVFEPLAGRPNAVGVWRGGGAGRSVILNGHIDVAEVRQRGAWRREPFDPVVEDRLMYGRGTADMKSALAAYLYVLGRLQAARVRLRGDVVVQSVMGEEAGEPGTEACTRRGYRADFGIVGEATRARQLLAAVGSMNLKITIRSAQTLHLHARRLAVHAGGGLEGANCVEKMATRIVPALQELERDWAVFKRHPAIPPAQTLINPFAIGGGGNPFFLPDECTMDVIVLYLPGERCDDVRRQVEEQIRRAAELDAWLRKHPPELVWDPPEHPVAFLPSDVDPTHPGVQALVETGRQVLGAPLEIGGGGRGAICDSGWLAGGGTPTVVWGPGDVYWAHRVDERVNLDDVLAYARMLALFLIRWCGVAVPAGTGQGGP